Within Cucumis melo cultivar AY chromosome 4, USDA_Cmelo_AY_1.0, whole genome shotgun sequence, the genomic segment CTATATAAAAGACCAACAATTATGGTTACTTCAAAAGTTTAGAGGTGGCTTAATTGCCATTTTTTTTCCAGGCCATTGTCATTTTGATTGAGTCCTTACGTTTGGTCAAAGAACCAGAGTCAGCAAGCAGGAATAGTGGTAATCTCAGTTTTATGGGCAACTTTAgtttttttatagtttttgCAACTTCTTTGTGTCTTTTGTTGGAAATGTTTATTTCTCCCACCTCTTGTGTTATTCAGGTGCTTTGCCTCTTAATCTAGCAATATCTCACGCTGCTGCTGAGATCTTTGAAGTTATTGTAACCGACTCCACTGCATCTTCTCTTGGTTCTTGGATTGTGCATGCCATGGAGCTTTACAAGGCTTTGCATTCTTCTCCGCCAGGGTCTAATAGAAAAGATGCTCCCACTAGATTGTTGGAATGGATAGACGCTGGTGTTGTTTTCCATAAGAGTGGAGCTGTTGGTCTTCTACGATATGCTGCTGTATTAGCATCTGGAGGCGATGCTAACTCAAATTTAGCTAATACTTTAGTGTCGGAGTTAACAGATTTAGATAATACTGCAGAACCTGATGTTAATGTAATGGACAATCTTGGTAAAACCATTTCTGAAAagacatttgatggaatttctCTTCGTGACCCTTCTATTGCACAACTGACAACTGCATTCCAGATTTTGGCATATATTTCAGAGAACTCTGTATGTTtctgttttattatttatttataatcatTTTATTACTTTCTTAAAAACAAATCTTTAAGCTTGTGCTTGAAATTTCTTTGTCAAGAGCCTAAGCTATTTTTGATGTAGACTGTTGCTGCTGCTCTGTATGACGAAGGTGCAGTAGCGGTTATCTATGCAGTACTAGTTGACTCTCGATATATGATGGAGAGGTGCTCGAACAATTATGGTTAGTTGTTTAGATCATTCATATGTAATATGGCTCTGGTAATTGGTAAATTCAAGTTCTTTAAAAACCACTTTTGTCTTTCGAAACTCAAGTATGTAAGATGAAATAATGTTGTGAGCCTTGGAGAGGCAAGACATCTGATATTATATGAAGCCAAGAAGCTTGTTGTCTCGTAGTTCAGAATGCTTATGCctattttatctatttctagAAGCTAACCATCAGAAACTCACACTTTGGCTTTTGGTTTGTTGCTATATGTAAGGTCCCCAACGTGTCCGTGTCCTATTATTGCTATATGTAAGGTCCCCAACGTGTCCGTGTCCtattattttagaaattgtCATCGTATCTGTGTCTGTGTCAATGTCCGTGCTTCTTAGGTGGTAGCCAATTGTAATCTTCTTCTATAATTGTATTTGTTCCTTGTTAATGATGTTATAACCTTCCAACAAATTATGCAGTCTGCTTTATCATGAATATCCTTTTTTGTGATTGGCTATTTTTTTGTAAACAGATTATCTGGTTGACGAGGGCACAGAATGCAATTCTACATCAGATTTACTCTTGGAACGTAATCGAGAGCAAAGCCTGGTCAATCTTTTGGTACCATGCTTGGTGCTGCTTCTCAATCTCTTGCAAACATTGCAggttatttatattttatttctattagATTTAATGTTTAACCAGAGTTTCAAAATTTTACACTTACTGAGCAACGCGGTACTTGGTTTTTATCTATCCATCTATTAATCGGTTTTTATATGATTGATAtctttgtattattattttacatgAAGAATACTGGGATACTTCCTCAAACTGAATTCATCTCTGATAGTGTTGCATGCCCGCATGTGCAAATGCTTTGGCCACTTGTATTTTTCTGTGTCGGAAAGAAGCCTTATTTGTAAACATTACATGCAATTTTCAGAATGATATATGACATGTTTGCATGTGTATCAAATATGGAAAAGCTGTCAGAACCTCAATCCTTTTAAAGAACCTCCCTAACCAAATTATACCATTGAGCGAGCATTTAATTTAATGCTTTGTTCTTCTGTATTGTTTATCCTCTTTCTTTAGaactaatttttttcatttgcAATCACGTGCAGGTTGCTAAAGAGGAGCATAGGAATTCAAAATTAATGAATGCTCTTGTAAGATTGCATCGAGAAGTAAGGTACGAAAGAATTTCTTGTTGCAAGGTGGCTGAAGTTTTTCACTCAGGAATCACGATTGACCCTTTCTGTCATTGCAGTCCAAAACTTGCTGCATGTACATTTGATTTATCCACTTCATTTCCCAATTCTGCCCTTGGCTTTGGAGCTGTCTGCCATCTACTGGTGTCTGTACTTGCTTGTTGGCCTGTATATGGCTGGTCTCCTGGCCTTTTCAGCTCACTTCTGGATAGTGTCCAAGCTACCTCCTTACAGGTTTTGGGCCCAAAAGAAACTTGCAGCTTGCTTTGTCTGCTGGTAAGCCAGCCTTCTGATTCATAAAGAATGTGTTTGTATCGATGGACGTGACATTTTTAGATGCTAATCAGTATTTTATGGTGGAGTGCTTTTTTATTCATGCTAGTACATTAGTAACTACTTCAGCCTTTGCACATCCAGAAGTAGTTAACTGTTATGACCTCGTTATCTGTCCTTGGTTGCTATCGATACCCTTTTATAGTGGACGTGGTAGTTGTGTGCTTTGTTGAGATGACAAAAGTTCATCAGTAGATGGTTTTTTTTGGGCGATATTTTCTCTTCTTAGTGGAATCAAAATTTCCAATTCTTCAACCCTTACTACAAAAAAGGAATTCAACCCAAAAGAAGAAGACCTATTCCGAAGAGGAACATCCTGTGGAGATGTGCTACTCGGAGCATTTGGGATGAGAGAAATAGTAGAATTTTTTATGATAAATAtgattattttaattctttttggaCTATGGTTCAACACAACTTTTTGGTGGATTACCAATTACACCAAACACTTTTGTAATTATAGTCTTTCTATACTTTTCAACAATTGGGAGGCCCTTATTTGCTAGGTTTTTATTGGGGAGGGTCCCTCCCTTGCCCTTAGGCTGTTCTTCTTTTGTCCCTTTGAATATATTTGTTTCTTATCCAAAGAAAAGgtcaatttttataatttaatttaattttgtttttgtttaatgATTTTTTATGCAAGAAAAAAGTTTTAGTTGGCATAATGGCATCAATTATCTTAAATTTCCATTTGCCGCTTTTATGTCTCCTCACTCTCCATATCATTGTTATGGTGCTAGAACGATTTATTTCCTGATGAAGGAATCTGGCTTTGGAGGAATGGTATGCCTTTGTTGAGTGCCGTTAAAAAGCTTGGTATCAAGACAATATTGGGACCTCAAATGGAGGATGAGGTCAATTGGTATTTGGAGCCTCACCATCAAGAGAAACTATTGGGACAACTGTCGCTACAACTTGAAAAGATTTCCCAAGTTGTCCAACATTATGCTATTTCGGTGAGTGGTTTCTTTCCTATTTCAAGTGCATTTATCGTGTCTATGTTTCAAAAATGCTTTCTTGATTATTATTTATGTTTCATGTCAACAGACATTGGTGGTCATCCAAGATATGCTTCGGATATTTATAATTCGTCTTTGTTGTCATAAAGCTGACAGTGCTTCTATTCTTCTGCGACCAATATTCTCGTGGATCCATGCTCGTGTTTCTGATTTGTCTTCTCTGTCAGATATAGATGCTTACAAAGTAAAAACTTCTATATTTCCATGATAGTCTCTAATCCTTTTCTTTGCATTTAGATTCATTAATATAGATATATGAAGTAGGGGTGGAAACTGTTTGGTTTGGTTTAATGGCCAAACCAAACTGAATTGTTTTATTGGTTCAAACCGAACCGTATTTATGCGGTTCAGTTCGGTTTCAAATTCGATTTtactctctctttttttttttttttttttttttttttttttttttaattttaaatatgagaatataaatatatataaagaaacatGTAGTAGTTAAAAACAGTTTAGTTTGGTTTCAATTTGGTTTCAAGTTTCTTTAAACCGAACTGAACCAAATTTTTCGGTTTCATTGAGTTTTTGGTTTGGCTTTTGCAATTTGAAAGGCCACCCATTATATGAAGCAAACACATTTTAGTTTGGTTACCATGCTTGTTTTTAACGTATATTCGACACTGGCACTTGTCGGGCATATGTTATATACTTATAAATAAGAAGGTTAGCATTGCTCCCAGACACAAAAGTACATATATTAGGCACATGCAGATTCAAGTATTAAACAATAAACATTCATATCCATGTGCAAGCTTTTGCAATACATTGTTGACCTAAATGAGCTTTATGGATATGACTCATTGTTAGATTGAAGAACACTGGATGATAAATTGCGTAACAAATTGAACTTCGTCCAGTTACGCATGTGTTTGGGACCTTTGGTTCTAAATTTCTTATTAATTGTTTTTATAAGCTGCACTTCAATTAGCAATTTGTCagatatattatatttatgattttttattttcttaactcaaaatttacaaaattgaATATAACATTAAAACTGTACCCaaatatatttgcaatatttTTCTCATATATTTGTATTCGACCATATCTTATATTTTATGGCACAGTGTGGTTTTGTTAAGTGAGTATGTTTTTGTGTATTCATAAAAAAAGTAGTTGTTGCTTTTTTGGGATTTCCGTTCTGAAATCAATGCATCTTATCTTGGTATCTTGATCTTTTTGAAAGTCAAATATTCCAATTGTGTCCTTGTCATTTTCTTTGCAGATATGTAGGTATCTCGATTTTTTTGCTAGCTTATTAGAGCATCCTCGTGCCAAGGTATTACAGTTTTTCTAAGTGTTGTAACCCTTCTGATCTcttgaaataaaaaagtttaAGTGTCAGTTATAGATTTTCTTACGTTGGCTGCTTCTTAATCAGGCTCTATTGTTGAATGAGGATGTTATCCAGTTGCTAATTGAAGTATCACATAGATGTTTAGATGACTTAGATACGGATGAAAAGCTGGCTGCGGGATGTAGATTTTCTACTAAACGTAGCTTTTCTTTACTCAACTGGTGCCTCCCTGTTTTCAAGTCATGTTCACTACTTTGCTACTCTAGACCATCTCTTAAGCACATTGGAAAACACAATCTGTAAGTAAACTTTTTGTATGTTGATTAATTTTATTCATTTCTTTATGACTTATTTCTATAGGTAATTCACAATCTAATATGTGCTGATTTTGTTTCGTTATAGGCGTCATTTTGGATTATTAAGTGCAGAAGACTATTCATTGATTCTACACAATGTTCTACTGTTCTGTCAGGTTAATTATTGTTCCTTTCTGAAGTAATTTGGTAATGGGCCCTTGTTTCCCTCTTATTATGAGAGCTTCGGAATTTAGTCATAAAATGAATTCAATCATTTCCTCATAATTTTGATCAATCAAGGCTTGTggtttttttgttgatttttttaatgTCAATTCACTACTGGATATTAAGGACCATGTTTAGGTTATATGTTAATACTCTAAATTCTATTTGCCTCAGTTGAAGGGCATGTCTGTGACTCCCTTTCTATTTACTCTATGGATTGATGCAATTGGTTATTGTTCTTTGATTTTATAATGGAAGTGAAATGTTATTAGGTTAGATGCCACTCTTCAATTTTGAACGTGAGTTTCATCTTGTTATATAAAGTGCATCTTGTTGATTGACTTTCCATTTATTCTCGATTTATCAAAAGCTTCATCGAGTAGAAGAATGTGTTTCCTCctttttattttagattaaCCAGCATGTACTGATTCTCAGGTGCTGCCTGTTGGAAAAGAGTTAGTTGCCTGTCTTGCTGCTTTCAGAGCCTTGGGATCTTGTAGTGAAGGTCAAACTGCTTTAGCATCTATTTTGATTGATATTTATAATGGTGAAGAGCGTGGATCTCAAGGACATAAAAAGGGTAGTGACTGTACTTTTGACGTGTCAAGTTGGAGGATGAATCCTCCTCTGCTTTGTTGCTGGAAAAAGTTATTAATATCAATCGATTCAAATGATTACATGCCAACGTATGCAATTCAGGCAGTTGATGCTTTATCTTCAGGATCATTAAGCTTCTGCCTCGATGGATCAAGGTTAGGTTTCTTCCGGAGCTACTGTTTGATGTGTATAAATGGAAGTCGTACttcatattaaaatattttattatttgagGGTTTATCTTTATTGAACAGTTTTGaaatttctttttgtatataCTCTAAACATGCttgttaattttaaataaattctGAGACGCATGTGTATGCGCACGAGAAAATGAACGTCTCAACTATGGGCTGCTGGGTCACTTTTCTAGTATTGGTAGTGGTTGGTTAGAGGACCAAATGATGTCGGAAGACTTTACCGAGACAACATGGGTTGTCAAGAGGAAAAGGTAGTAAGCATAGCTGGTCAAATCTATAATGCTTATTTGTCAAGATGGTTGTTGGAGTCAGTTTCTCTCTTGGGATTCTCCCTCATCTAAGATTCTTAGGAACAAAATCAAACTAGATGTGCAATTCATCACGTGTAACCATGGACTTCTTGATAGTTCAACTCAAGTCTTGTTTATAGTTCTAGGGTTTGCCTTTCCAGTATTTGGTGTCCTGTCCATTTATTTTCTAGAGAGTTGGGAATTCTTTGTGCAATTTCCATATGTCTAGGGTATTGTTATATTCATTTGAAATCGGAAGATCAATTACCTATGTGCCTGCGTGAAGTATTGTGTATATCTGCCAGAATCAGAAATTTCAGTTTTGTCATAACTGTTCTGAAGGTCTTGTTGTGATTATGTTATTCATCTTTTAAACACGAAATCTGCTTAGTTGTGATTATGTTATTCAGCTTTTATTTCACACTATGTATTTAACATGAAATCTGCTTAGTATATGGAAGTACACTGAAAAATTGTTTTACCCCCCAAAAAGTAAGCATCTTTTCCCTTCTAGGTTCTCTCTGTTGATGGTTATTCTGTTTAACAGCTTTGAAAAGATTTTACTTGTTTCAAATCCAGAAATAGATGATTATTTTCTGGAAACCAATTGACCTTTTCTGAGCAAATTTTTGGTGTCTCTGGCTTATGTCAATGGTTAGCTAACTGTTTGCTATTGTGTAGTTTGGTCTTGGACAGGATTGGAgaaattaaatttctctttgGCTTTTCTGATGCTGTAGATGGTGTAAATGATTCTTCCCCCAAAGACGTTATAGGTTATATACAAGAAATGATTGatgtttttaaattaaaactgAGACTTGGTGATTATCCAGAAGACTCCAACATGCCGACTTATATGCATAAGGTACAAAATATTTGGAATCACACTCTTCATTTTACTCTGAATTTAAAGTTAAAGTTGTCGACCTTGACATGAATTGCAGGTTTTAGAGAGTGCAGAatcattattattgttgttagaGAAGCCTACTGGTTCAGTTAATGTTGAAGATATTAATCTACCTGATAATGCTTCGTTGACACCTAGTAACATATTAGATTCTCTGAAGCTATACCAGTTTGCTGATGACTGCATAGGAAATGTAGATGACAATCTTCTTCTAGGTCTTGGGGACAAGTTTATGTGGGAATGTCCAGAAACATTACCTGATAGACTGAATGCCCTTCctgcaaaaagaaaaatgtcaaCAATGGATGGGCAAGCTAGGCGTGCTAGAGGAGAGAACTCCCCAGCTGAAATCTCGTCCCAGAACACGTTTTCACGTGGATCGGGGATTTCTACTGCCCCTTCACTTCCATCACGTAGGGATACCTTTCGGCAGAGGAAACCAAATACCAGCAGGCCTCCTTCCATGCATGTTGATGATTATGTTGCAAGAGAACGAAATGTTGATGGGGCTATTAATTCTAATGTAATTGCCATTCAACGAGTAGGATCTTCTAGTGGCAGACCTCCGTCAATACATGTGGATGAATTTATGGCCAGGCAAAGGGAACGCCAGAATCCTGTTGCACCTGTGGTTGGGGAGGCTGCATCCCAAGTGAAGGGTGGGGTTCCTGCAAATGACACAGACTTGGAGAAGTTAAGCAAACCTAAGCAGTTGAAGACTGACCTTGATGATGATCTTCAGGGGATTGATATCGTATTTGATGGTGAGGACTCAGATCCTGATGACAAGTTACCCTTTCCCCATCTGGATAATGGTCTGCAGCAATCTGATCCCGTGTTGGTTGAACAAGGCTCTCCTCGTTCAATTGTTGAAGAGACAGAAAGTAATGGTAATGATACGGGCCAATTTTCTCCCATGCGTGGACCTTCCGTGTCTAATGTTGATGAAAATACTCAAAGTGAATTTTCTTCTAGGATGTCTGTTTCGCGTCCTGATTTTCCATTGGCTCGTGAATCTAGTGTTTCTTCTGGTAAGAAGTACTTTGAGCATCCCGATGATGGGAAGAATGCTATTCCTGTTAGAAGTACAGGTGGGGTTGATACTTCCGCTGCAATTAACTCTTCATATAATAATGCAACCACTCCACCTTCAAAGTTCTTACCTGAGCCTCGGGCAAATACACCAAATCACTTCATCAAAAATAGTCCTCAGCATCTTGGTAGTGGACCACCACCGTCCATAGGATCTCAAGGATTCTATGAGCAGAGGTTTTTCCCGAGTCAGCCACCACTACCTCCGGTGCCTCCACCACCGACAGTTACACCTGCAATATCTCAACCATCTGATCTGGCTCCCAGTCAGTCTTCCCCATTTGGCAACTTTGTTTCTGATACTCAACAACGATATTCTTCGACATTCCATGTAAGAAAACTGTGTGCAGTTGAATCTTCTCTAGATTATTTTTTTGCTGATTGTCACTGTCTGCAACTTATTTCTTCACTTTTCTTTTGCAGCAGGTCCCTTCGGATTATCCATCTGGATACAACAGTTCATCATCATTTTCCAGTGGATCTGTCAGGCCACCCCCACCTCTTCCTCCAACACCTCCACCTCTTTCGTCCAGCCCACACAATTTATCAAGTAAAATTTCTCTCCCAAGCACTCCTGCTTATAACATGGAAAGTGTTGGGATGGCCGAGATTCCTCAGAACCCTACTGCAAGTTCATCGGACACACGTTTAGGTGGTGTATCTGCTCCTGGGGTCATGCTAGCTTCTAATTCTCTGCCTGGACTTCCACACCTGGTATTTAGTAGGCCTTCGATGCCTGGAAATCTTTATGGGGGGATTTCAACTCAGCAACAGAG encodes:
- the LOC103486684 gene encoding protein virilizer homolog isoform X1, which translates into the protein MGRPEPYVLFAQTFAHPHLDEYVDEVLFAEPVVITACEFIEQNASSTSQAVALAGATLPPSFAVEVFVQCEGETRFRRLCQPFLYSHSSSNVLEVEAIVSNHLVVRGSYRSLSLVIYGNTAEDLGQFNIGLDDSSLNNLVTSTEGNLEDLPLALHSNSLMIDEPVTSLMKLSQPGVVLDISAEVKQFLQLMDSMLQQLSLGDAIHKVLVIVISAASSYVSYIRESSKDSERLCAIFNNAQKDLLKLRKAMQDSEDVSGHLSVEFSFLESEDDLASTKQLVDTLSKHWNFNLSSSTVGCPWKSKNTSVIFGLSVALFLCSARESCFHFVNGGGMEQIVHVLCSDLQDSTSAMLLLLGVIEQATRHSFGCEGFLGWWPREDENVPSGASEGYSQLLNLLLKKPRHDIASLATHILQRLSFYEVASRYECAILSVLGGLSSTGRVSNVHLDVLISMKSQLKKILNLINLCGPIQDPSPPSSAAKSLFLGHTDVLLTCKATSCLISSSKCRFSQWETDPQLLALLKERGFFSLSAALLSSSVRHSEESKIMDVFLEIVSSIGAIILSLLFSRSGLIFLLQHHELSATILRALMGDEETSLEECMPIRYASTLISNNFFCKPSHVSMIVRIHLRVVAAIDRLLMTTPNSEEFLWVLWKLCSISRSECGRQALLALAYFPEAIVILIESLRLVKEPESASRNSGALPLNLAISHAAAEIFEVIVTDSTASSLGSWIVHAMELYKALHSSPPGSNRKDAPTRLLEWIDAGVVFHKSGAVGLLRYAAVLASGGDANSNLANTLVSELTDLDNTAEPDVNVMDNLGKTISEKTFDGISLRDPSIAQLTTAFQILAYISENSTVAAALYDEGAVAVIYAVLVDSRYMMERCSNNYDYLVDEGTECNSTSDLLLERNREQSLVNLLVPCLVLLLNLLQTLQVAKEEHRNSKLMNALVRLHREVSPKLAACTFDLSTSFPNSALGFGAVCHLLVSVLACWPVYGWSPGLFSSLLDSVQATSLQVLGPKETCSLLCLLNDLFPDEGIWLWRNGMPLLSAVKKLGIKTILGPQMEDEVNWYLEPHHQEKLLGQLSLQLEKISQVVQHYAISTLVVIQDMLRIFIIRLCCHKADSASILLRPIFSWIHARVSDLSSLSDIDAYKICRYLDFFASLLEHPRAKALLLNEDVIQLLIEVSHRCLDDLDTDEKLAAGCRFSTKRSFSLLNWCLPVFKSCSLLCYSRPSLKHIGKHNLRHFGLLSAEDYSLILHNVLLFCQVLPVGKELVACLAAFRALGSCSEGQTALASILIDIYNGEERGSQGHKKGSDCTFDVSSWRMNPPLLCCWKKLLISIDSNDYMPTYAIQAVDALSSGSLSFCLDGSSLVLDRIGEIKFLFGFSDAVDGVNDSSPKDVIGYIQEMIDVFKLKLRLGDYPEDSNMPTYMHKVLESAESLLLLLEKPTGSVNVEDINLPDNASLTPSNILDSLKLYQFADDCIGNVDDNLLLGLGDKFMWECPETLPDRLNALPAKRKMSTMDGQARRARGENSPAEISSQNTFSRGSGISTAPSLPSRRDTFRQRKPNTSRPPSMHVDDYVARERNVDGAINSNVIAIQRVGSSSGRPPSIHVDEFMARQRERQNPVAPVVGEAASQVKGGVPANDTDLEKLSKPKQLKTDLDDDLQGIDIVFDGEDSDPDDKLPFPHLDNGLQQSDPVLVEQGSPRSIVEETESNGNDTGQFSPMRGPSVSNVDENTQSEFSSRMSVSRPDFPLARESSVSSGKKYFEHPDDGKNAIPVRSTGGVDTSAAINSSYNNATTPPSKFLPEPRANTPNHFIKNSPQHLGSGPPPSIGSQGFYEQRFFPSQPPLPPVPPPPTVTPAISQPSDLAPSQSSPFGNFVSDTQQRYSSTFHQVPSDYPSGYNSSSSFSSGSVRPPPPLPPTPPPLSSSPHNLSSKISLPSTPAYNMESVGMAEIPQNPTASSSDTRLGGVSAPGVMLASNSLPGLPHLVFSRPSMPGNLYGGISTQQQSENTSNILPNLAIPPSSVPSLHPLPQLQPLQPPQLPRPPQPPPQHLRPPIMPSQQPEQAVSMQSSVQMQIHQLQMLQQPRVSPQFYQSQPVGLSHPPPQQQFEHPQHQTIHQLGDTATTSQQQQDSAMSLHEYFKSPEAIQSLLSDREKLCQLLEQHPKLMQMLQERLGQR
- the LOC103486684 gene encoding protein virilizer homolog isoform X2, coding for MGRPEPYVLFAQTFAHPHLDEYVDEVLFAEPVVITACEFIEQNASSTSQAVALAGATLPPSFAVEVFVQCEGETRFRRLCQPFLYSHSSSNVLEVEAIVSNHLVVRGSYRSLSLVIYGNTAEDLGQFNIGLDDSSLNNLVTSTEGNLEDLPLALHSNSLMIDEPVTSLMKLSQPGVVLDISAEVKQFLQLMDSMLQQLSLGDAIHKVLVIVISAASSYVSYIRESSKDSERLCAIFNNAQKDLLKLRKAMQDSEDVSGHLSVEFSFLESEDDLASTKQLVDTLSKHWNFNLSSSTVGCPWKSKNTSVIFGLSVALFLCSARESCFHFVNGGGMEQIVHVLCSDLQDSTSAMLLLLGVIEQATRHSFGCEGFLGWWPREDENVPSGASEGYSQLLNLLLKKPRHDIASLATHILQRLSFYEVASRYECAILSVLGGLSSTGRVSNVHLDVLISMKSQLKKILNLINLCGPIQDPSPPSSAAKSLFLGHTDVLLTCKATSCLISSSKCRFSQWETDPQLLALLKERGFFSLSAALLSSSVRHSEESKIMDVFLEIVSSIGAIILSLLFSRSGLIFLLQHHELSATILRALMGDEETSLEECMPIRYASTLISNNFFCKPSHVSMIVRIHLRVVAAIDRLLMTTPNSEEFLWVLWKLCSISRSECGRQALLALAYFPEAIVILIESLRLVKEPESASRNSGALPLNLAISHAAAEIFEVIVTDSTASSLGSWIVHAMELYKALHSSPPGSNRKDAPTRLLEWIDAGVVFHKSGAVGLLRYAAVLASGGDANSNLANTLVSELTDLDNTAEPDVNVMDNLGKTISEKTFDGISLRDPSIAQLTTAFQILAYISENSTVAAALYDEGAVAVIYAVLVDSRYMMERCSNNYDYLVDEGTECNSTSDLLLERNREQSLVNLLVPCLVLLLNLLQTLQVAKEEHRNSKLMNALVRLHREVSPKLAACTFDLSTSFPNSALGFGAVCHLLVSVLACWPVYGWSPGLFSSLLDSVQATSLQVLGPKETCSLLCLLNDLFPDEGIWLWRNGMPLLSAVKKLGIKTILGPQMEDEVNWYLEPHHQEKLLGQLSLQLEKISQVVQHYAISTLVVIQDMLRIFIIRLCCHKADSASILLRPIFSWIHARVSDLSSLSDIDAYKICRYLDFFASLLEHPRAKALLLNEDVIQLLIEVSHRCLDDLDTDEKLAAGCRFSTKRSFSLLNWCLPVFKSCSLLCYSRPSLKHIGKHNLRHFGLLSAEDYSLILHNVLLFCQVLPVGKELVACLAAFRALGSCSEGQTALASILIDIYNGEERGSQGHKKGSDCTFDVSSWRMNPPLLCCWKKLLISIDSNDYMPTYAIQAVDALSSGSLSFCLDGSSLVLDRIGEIKFLFGFSDAVDGVNDSSPKDVIGYIQEMIDVFKLKLRLGDYPEDSNMPTYMHKVLESAESLLLLLEKPTGSVNVEDINLPDNASLTPSNILDSLKLYQFADDCIGNVDDNLLLGLGDKFMWECPETLPDRLNALPAKRKMSTMDGQARRARGENSPAEISSQNTFSRGSGISTAPSLPSRRDTFRQRKPNTSRPPSMHVDDYVARERNVDGAINSNVIAIQRVGSSSGRPPSIHVDEFMARQRERQNPVAPVVGEAASQVKGGVPANDTDLEKLSKPKQLKTDLDDDLQGIDIVFDGEDSDPDDKLPFPHLDNGLQQSDPVLVEQGSPRSIVEETESNGNDTGQFSPMRGPSVSNVDENTQSEFSSRMSVSRPDFPLARESSVSSGKKYFEHPDDGKNAIPVRSTGGVDTSAAINSSYNNATTPPSKFLPEPRANTPNHFIKNSPQHLGSGPPPSIGSQGFYEQRFFPSQPPLPPVPPPPTVTPAISQPSDLAPSQSSPFGNFVSDTQQRYSSTFHVPSDYPSGYNSSSSFSSGSVRPPPPLPPTPPPLSSSPHNLSSKISLPSTPAYNMESVGMAEIPQNPTASSSDTRLGGVSAPGVMLASNSLPGLPHLVFSRPSMPGNLYGGISTQQQSENTSNILPNLAIPPSSVPSLHPLPQLQPLQPPQLPRPPQPPPQHLRPPIMPSQQPEQAVSMQSSVQMQIHQLQMLQQPRVSPQFYQSQPVGLSHPPPQQQFEHPQHQTIHQLGDTATTSQQQQDSAMSLHEYFKSPEAIQSLLSDREKLCQLLEQHPKLMQMLQERLGQR